The sequence CCCGCAAGCGGGGAGAGGTAAGAAAGCCGCTCACAGCGTCTTCAGATACTCGATCAGATCGTAGCGCTCCTGCTCCTTGAGCACGCGGCCGATGGTGCCGTCCTTGCCGGGGCCGGGCGTGCCGTCGAACGAGTGGCCGGCATTGCTGTTGCCGAACAGCTCGGTGCCGTCAGACGCGCGCGTCGAGAACCGCGACTGCCCGGTCTTGCAGCTCTCGCCATCAGTGACCGCGAAACCGACCTGCTTCGGATCGTAGTCGCGGCCACCACCCATGCAAAACGATTTGGGGCGCTCGGCCGCCGGGCTCAGCATCCAGTAGAGCGAGGGCACCGATCCGTTGTGCAGGTAAGGTGCGGTGGCCCAGACGCCGTTGAGCGGGCGCGCGCGATACCAGGGTCCCGGCTCGTTCTTGTCGGCCGGCTGCGGACCGGGATTCGGGCAGTTCTTGCGCTTGCCCCACCAGGCCTGCTGAACCTTCGGGTCGATCCTGGCATCGTCCATCGCCTTGCGCCCAACGATATCGACGAGCACCATCAGGCCAAGCGCGTACGGCATGTCGGTCGAGGATATATCCGGCAGATTGCAACTCCACCAGGCATTGAGGTTCTGCGTGGGATCGAGCTTGAGAAAGCCCGGCACCTGAACCGTCCGCGTCGCCAGCACGCCGGCCTGGGCGGGGTCGGTCCCCATGCCTTTGACGCTCTTCTGGACCTCGTTCAGGAATTTGTCGTCGCCGATGGTTTCCCACCGCGACGACGACCAGATGCTCTGCTGCGGAAATTCGGCATCGAATACGGGATCGTTGACCGGACCGAGATGGCATTCGGCGCAGATCTCCGCATAGAGCTTGCGGCCGCGTTTGACGCGCTCGCCATCGATCTTCCAGGCGTCATCGCCGAAGATGTCCGAGGGCCATTTCGGCGACGTCAGTCCGGAGAGCTGCTTCTTCGGATAGGGCGCCGATCCCTTCAGCAGATCCTCGATCCAGTTCAGATTCTTGATGTCCATCGACGAGCGGAACAGCGCGTCCTTCGGCGTCGTGTCGGACAGATTGAGCAGCGCCGTCACGCCCAGCGCCTCGCCGGCGTTGCGGATCAGCGGCTGTTCGATCGAGGCGTCATATTGCGCGAATTTGAGCCAGGGCACGGTCCAGATCGGCGGGAAGCTGACCGGCGCGTCCCGGGCATGCAGATTTTTTTCGAAGCCGCTGAGGCCTGAGAGCGTCATGTCCTGGGCGAAGACCTGATTGCCGATGCGGTTGAGCGCATCGAGACGGCCGTATCCTTCCTCCGTGTCCTGCTGCGGCTCTTGCCGCTTCGTCTTCTCGTTGAATCTCGTTTTGCTGTCGATGGTCTTGGCGTAGGTCTTCTCCCAGTCGACCAGGAAGGTGCCGATTGCAGCCAGCCTCTGCTTCAGCGCATCGCGGTCCGCATCGCTGGCGGCGGGGCCAAGCACGCGGTCGGCGAAGCGCGTGAAGCGGCCCGGCACGTAGAGTGTGTAGGCGATCGACAGGCCGGTCGTGACCTCGAGCTTCCTGAGGTCCGTCATCGCCGGGCCGCCGTCGAAACGGATGTCGATGCCCTTGTAATGGATCTGGCCGGTGTGGCAGGCGGCGCAGGTCAGGCCGATCCGGTCCTCGCCGATCTGGCCGGTCGCCGGATCGGGCACGCCGGTCATGCGGGCAAAGCCGACGGGCAGGCCGTCGACGTTCTCGGCCTGGGCGCCCCAGTTCACCGGCGGATCCCAAAGCCGCGCCGGCACCGGCTTCGTCTTGTCGTAGACGTTGGCATAGCCGAACCGGCGCAGCGTGGCCTCGTCAGTGTTGATCGTCTGCGGGCTCGGGATGAAGCCGAAGCGCTGGAGATGATCGCTGTCGTGCAGCATCCCGGGCTTTGCGAAGAAATGAAGCCGCGGCTGCTCGAGCGCCATGAACCAGCGATAGGGCACCGGGAAGGTCGCGGTGCCCTGGCTGGCGTGATGAAACCAGTGCCGGTCCTCCAGCGCCCAGTTTTGCTCGAGCCAATACGCCGCCCTGGGTTCGACGTGCTTGGGCAATGGCGGCGCCACCAGGTCGCCGAAGATGCCGGGCAGCATCGGCTGGAATTGATCGGGAAAGCGCAGCGCCACGACGCCAAAGACCAGGAGCGCGGCGACCAATCCGCCGGCAACGCGCAGGATCAACGAGGGCGGGGTGACCGGCTGGCTGACGACCCGCTGGGTGATCCGGTCCGGGAATTTGCGTTCGTTGAACAATGTCCTCACCTCGGCCACGCTGAGATAGCGGTCGTCACCCTGACCCTTGCCCATGATCTTGAGCAGGATCGGCCATTCGAACTTCATCAGGATCGGGTAGTACCAGCGCGATTGCTTGCCGGCGCGCTTGAGATTGTCGTCCATGAAGGTCTGGATTTGCGAGGCGTTGAGCCCGGTCTCTCTGCCGCCGTCGGGATCGTCATAGATGCCGCCGAAACCGGCGAGCCGCGCCATCTCGTCCTCGTTGACGCGCCCGTCCACGCCAAGGATGCGGGAGCCGGCTCCTAACTTGTCGAGCGGGCCGCCGCGCAAGCCGTCGAGCTGCGCGCCCCAGAAGATGCTTTGCAGGATGTGACAGGCGCCATTGGCAATCAGCGCGACGCCGCGGGTCTGGATGCGGGCCGAGGTCTTCTTCAGCCCGGTCTCGCCGCTGGCATTTGCGATGGTCTGTGACAGCGTCCGGAGCGGGACGGTGCCGCCGTCGACAAGACCTTCGCCGACGAGGCCGCGCAGGAACGGACAGGGATTGTTCGGCGAGACCTGGATCGAGGGGGCGAAGGGCGGCCTCGGAGCGGGATCATGCATGCCCAAAATCCTGAAAACAGCGAATCGTGAAAAACGGACGCGCCGATCAAGCGCGGAAAGTCCCAATAAAACGACAGCAGCCTATACTACTTCAGCGTGTAGCGAAGTGTGGCCCAATTCACTGTCGTGTCAATAACAGCAAGGCGTGAGGCCGCCAAGAATCGTGGAAG comes from Bradyrhizobium diazoefficiens and encodes:
- a CDS encoding di-heme-cytochrome C peroxidase codes for the protein MHDPAPRPPFAPSIQVSPNNPCPFLRGLVGEGLVDGGTVPLRTLSQTIANASGETGLKKTSARIQTRGVALIANGACHILQSIFWGAQLDGLRGGPLDKLGAGSRILGVDGRVNEDEMARLAGFGGIYDDPDGGRETGLNASQIQTFMDDNLKRAGKQSRWYYPILMKFEWPILLKIMGKGQGDDRYLSVAEVRTLFNERKFPDRITQRVVSQPVTPPSLILRVAGGLVAALLVFGVVALRFPDQFQPMLPGIFGDLVAPPLPKHVEPRAAYWLEQNWALEDRHWFHHASQGTATFPVPYRWFMALEQPRLHFFAKPGMLHDSDHLQRFGFIPSPQTINTDEATLRRFGYANVYDKTKPVPARLWDPPVNWGAQAENVDGLPVGFARMTGVPDPATGQIGEDRIGLTCAACHTGQIHYKGIDIRFDGGPAMTDLRKLEVTTGLSIAYTLYVPGRFTRFADRVLGPAASDADRDALKQRLAAIGTFLVDWEKTYAKTIDSKTRFNEKTKRQEPQQDTEEGYGRLDALNRIGNQVFAQDMTLSGLSGFEKNLHARDAPVSFPPIWTVPWLKFAQYDASIEQPLIRNAGEALGVTALLNLSDTTPKDALFRSSMDIKNLNWIEDLLKGSAPYPKKQLSGLTSPKWPSDIFGDDAWKIDGERVKRGRKLYAEICAECHLGPVNDPVFDAEFPQQSIWSSSRWETIGDDKFLNEVQKSVKGMGTDPAQAGVLATRTVQVPGFLKLDPTQNLNAWWSCNLPDISSTDMPYALGLMVLVDIVGRKAMDDARIDPKVQQAWWGKRKNCPNPGPQPADKNEPGPWYRARPLNGVWATAPYLHNGSVPSLYWMLSPAAERPKSFCMGGGRDYDPKQVGFAVTDGESCKTGQSRFSTRASDGTELFGNSNAGHSFDGTPGPGKDGTIGRVLKEQERYDLIEYLKTL